The following coding sequences are from one Lolium rigidum isolate FL_2022 chromosome 6, APGP_CSIRO_Lrig_0.1, whole genome shotgun sequence window:
- the LOC124659428 gene encoding probable calcium-binding protein CML12: MQSHRPAPEDHVRETSPSARAQQTTIRGHAAATATATTAARARRSASMSVPSAGAKEPPSPPPPPPTEAGRTRLRDEQLRQLRELFLRFDLDGDGSLTMLEIAALLRSLGLRPAAGDEIHTLIASMDIDGNGTVEFEELTSSLSQLLLGPCRPSVAVDHEQLAEAFRAFDRDGNGYISAAELARSMARMGHPICYAELTDMMREADTDGDGSISFEEFTAIMAKSAVEFLGLAAL; this comes from the coding sequence ATGCAGAGCCACCGCCCCGCCCCCGAAGACCACGTCCGAGAAACAAGCCCAAGCGCACGCGCCCAACAAACAACCATCAGGGGccacgcggcggcgacggcgacggcgacgaccgcGGCGCGCGCCAGACGCTCGGCATCCATGTCCGTTCCCTCCGCCGGTGCCAAGGAGCCCCCtagcccgcccccgcccccgcccacCGAGGCCGGGCGGACGCGGCTCCGGGACGAGCAGCTGCGGCAGCTCCGCGAGCTATTCCTCCGCTTCGACCTCGACGGCGACGGCAGCCTCACCATGCTCGAGATTGCCGCGCTGCTCCGCTCGCTCGGACTCCGCCCCGCCGCGGGGGACGAGATCCACACCCTCATCGCATCCATGGACATCGACGGCAACGGAACCGTCGAGTTCGAGGAGCTCACCTCCTCCCTCTCGCAGCTGCTCCTCGGGCCCTGccgcccctccgtcgccgtcgacCACGAGCAGCTCGCCGAGGCCTTCCGCGCCTTCGATCGCGACGGCAACGGCTACATATCCGCCGCCGAGCTAGCGCGCTCCATGGCGCGCATGGGCCACCCCATTTGCTACGCCGAGCTCACCGACATGATGCGCGAGGCCGACACCGACGGCGACGGCTCCATCAGCTTCGAGGAATTCACTGCCATCATGGCCAAGTCCGCCGTCGAGTTTCTTGGCCTCGCCGCCTTGTGA